One region of Haloprofundus salilacus genomic DNA includes:
- a CDS encoding DUF7317 family protein: MHTHSLTTALTLYRSGTLTLAQAASRAGKTQAEFRKVLAAHGIALHDTAPSSTESVTPARAD, translated from the coding sequence ATGCACACTCACTCCCTCACGACGGCGCTGACGCTGTACCGCAGCGGAACCCTGACACTCGCGCAGGCCGCCTCCCGCGCCGGGAAGACGCAAGCGGAGTTCCGGAAGGTGCTCGCCGCCCACGGTATCGCGCTTCACGATACCGCGCCGTCGTCGACCGAGTCGGTGACTCCCGCCCGCGCCGACTGA